From Macaca fascicularis isolate 582-1 chromosome 14, T2T-MFA8v1.1, a single genomic window includes:
- the LOC141408552 gene encoding uncharacterized protein, with product MAEAGGGHGTQHTPLRPQRPLAFPDPSPCVRGAPRLTTRAAESGTCWLRRGAEGASLQDQFGCRLLFPWAPLRTGDSVSPPSSAGCNSYLTAPAWSVGRASSGRALLPRGCRGRARARRALAPCPAATRAVVAQQGREPGPRRPGVPGPRRARRRQSEDRPGLREKDEVFFGWEGQARHPGTPGVQVLFEDIPPCKKHVFMVSCQQGQ from the exons ATGGCTGAGGCCGGGGGTGGCCACGGGACTCAGCACACCCCGCTCCGACCGCAGCGGCCGCTCGCGTTCCCAGACCCCAGCCCCTGCGTTCGGGGCGCCCCCCGACTCACAACCC GAGCGGCGGAGTCCGGGACATGCTGGCTGAGGAGAGGGGCAGAAGGGGCTTCTCTCCAGGACCAGTTTGGCTGCCGCCTCCTTTTCCCTTGGGCACCTCTCCGGACTGGAGACTCGGTGTCGCCTCCCAGCTCCGCTGGCTGCAACAGTTACCTCACGGCCCCAGCCTGGTCCGTTGGGCGCGCGAGCAGCGGGCGGGCGCTCCTCCCCCGCGGCTGTCGCGGCCGGGCGCGCGCCCGGCGCGCGCTCGCGCCTTGTCCCGCCGCCACCCGCGCCGTCGTCGCCCAACAGGGACGCGAGCCGGGACCCCGCCGACCCGGCGTGCCCGGGCCGAGGAGAGCGCGGCGGAGGCAGTCCGAAGACCGGCCAGGACTAAGAGAGAAGGACGAGGTCTTCTTCGGATGGGAGGGGCAAGCCCGCCATCCTGGGACCCCAGGCGTGCAGGTTCTCTTTGAGG